Proteins encoded by one window of Chryseobacterium sp. POL2:
- a CDS encoding SDR family NAD(P)-dependent oxidoreductase produces MKTIFITGATSGIGKATAIVLAKQKQRLILCGRNVTILEDLKNKLSEETEIITLNFDVRNSEAVFKAIDSLPESWKNIDVLINNAGNAHGLDSISNGSIEDWDAMMDGNVKGLLYVSQPIIKFMKEKQNGQIINISSVAARQTYANGVVYCASKKAVDVISEGMRIELTEFGIRVTNIQPGAVETDFSKVRFKGDEKRAATVYTGYEPLTAEDIADAIAYCINVPERVSIAEMTIYPKAQAEPRTIYKK; encoded by the coding sequence ATGAAAACAATATTCATCACCGGAGCAACTTCTGGAATCGGAAAAGCAACAGCTATTGTGCTAGCAAAACAAAAACAAAGATTAATTCTTTGTGGAAGAAACGTCACAATTCTTGAAGATTTAAAAAATAAATTATCCGAAGAAACCGAAATTATTACATTGAACTTTGATGTAAGAAACTCGGAGGCGGTTTTTAAAGCAATTGACTCTTTACCAGAATCTTGGAAAAATATTGACGTCCTTATCAACAATGCAGGAAATGCTCATGGTTTGGACTCTATTTCTAATGGAAGCATCGAGGATTGGGACGCTATGATGGATGGCAATGTGAAAGGCCTACTCTATGTTTCGCAACCGATTATTAAGTTTATGAAAGAAAAACAAAATGGACAAATCATCAATATAAGTTCTGTTGCTGCTAGACAAACTTACGCCAATGGTGTTGTCTATTGCGCTTCCAAAAAAGCGGTGGATGTCATCTCTGAAGGCATGAGAATTGAGTTAACAGAATTCGGAATTCGCGTTACCAACATTCAGCCTGGCGCTGTAGAAACGGACTTTTCCAAAGTGAGATTCAAAGGTGATGAAAAACGTGCCGCAACAGTCTATACTGGTTACGAGCCACTTACAGCAGAAGATATTGCAGATGCCATTGCCTATTGCATTAATGTGCCCGAAAGAGTTTCTATCGCAGAGATGACCATTTATCCAAAAGCCCAAGCAGAGCCAAGAACCATCTATAAAAAATAA
- a CDS encoding methyltransferase domain-containing protein, with the protein MTDLPGLAIKEFYEGRTKSKLFVHDEFGPKVEMPISAYFRNEIEMPELEVLALDQCQGKVLDIGAGAGAHALALQVRGHEVSALEISPAACNVMKHRGVNNVICEDFFEFETVEKFDTILLLMNGIGLCGTLDQLEIFLKKAENLLADNGKLIFDSSDVIYMYEDDLLPERYYGEIKCSYSYKDIKTETFQWLYIDEEKLQDICEKLGWKMTHLFEDNHYHYLVELKK; encoded by the coding sequence ATGACAGATTTACCAGGTTTAGCAATTAAAGAATTTTATGAAGGACGAACAAAGTCTAAGCTTTTTGTACATGATGAATTTGGACCGAAAGTGGAAATGCCGATTTCTGCTTATTTCCGTAACGAAATAGAAATGCCCGAATTGGAAGTTTTGGCGCTTGACCAATGTCAAGGAAAGGTTTTGGATATTGGCGCAGGCGCCGGTGCCCATGCTTTGGCTTTGCAAGTGCGTGGCCATGAGGTTTCTGCTTTGGAAATTTCTCCAGCAGCTTGTAATGTTATGAAACATCGTGGAGTAAATAATGTTATTTGTGAGGATTTTTTTGAGTTTGAAACTGTTGAAAAATTTGATACAATTCTATTATTAATGAACGGAATTGGACTTTGTGGAACACTAGATCAGTTGGAAATTTTTCTTAAAAAAGCAGAAAATTTGTTGGCTGATAATGGAAAATTGATTTTTGATTCTTCCGATGTTATTTATATGTACGAAGACGATCTGCTGCCAGAGCGCTATTACGGAGAAATAAAATGTTCTTATTCTTATAAAGACATTAAAACGGAAACCTTCCAATGGCTATACATCGATGAAGAAAAACTACAAGATATTTGTGAAAAACTGGGTTGGAAAATGACACATCTTTTTGAAGACAATCATTACCATTATCTAGTAGAACTAAAAAAATAA